From Hallerella porci:
GGCATAAAGTGGACATCGCGTGCGCCGGCTTCAAAAAGCTTGTCCATCGCGTATCCCAATTCTTCGGGCGTGGAATCGTCGATGTTGCTTTCGAGAATGTAAACATGGCAGTTTTTGGGGTCGTTTCCTGCGTGGGGCAATTCTTCGATAATTTGTGCGCGCAAAAAGTTTGCATGATGAAAGTCGCGCTTTCCAAGACCTATGCCCGATTTTAAAATCTTGTAGCCTTCGGGGAGCGTTTCGCGCGTGCGAATTGCGGCAACAATTGCAATCCCTGTGGGCGTCACCATCTCGCCTTTTGTTTCAGTTATATGTAATGCAATGCCTGCAGCTTCTGCAATGTTTGAAACGGCAGGAACTGGAATCGGGAGGTTTCCGTGCTGCGTTGTGACAAAGCCAGAGCCTTCGCAAAGCCCCGTCACGACACAGTCGGTAATGCCTAAGTCATCAATAAGGACTGCGGCAGAAACAATATCGACGATGGAATCAATCGCACCCACTTCGTGAAAGTGAACTTCATCTTTTGAAACGCCATGCGCTTTCGCTTCGGCAATTGCGATGATTTCAAAAATGCGGTGTGCAATTTTTTTTGCGTGTTCATTCAGATTTCCGCGGTCGATGATTTCAAAAACTTCGGACAGGTGGCGGTGTTCATGATGATGATGCGAATGTCCGTCGATATTTTCGTGAGAATGCTCGTGGTGATGCTCAACATAGCCTTCTTCGTGGCTTTCGATATCGTCTGCGCTGTGTTCATGCACATGAACTTCAAAGTTTAATCCTGCGATGCTGTAGCTTGTGCCGCGCGTAGCGTGTATATGCACGCCGTCTAAATGCAAGCTTTCAATGGC
This genomic window contains:
- the larC gene encoding nickel pincer cofactor biosynthesis protein LarC, giving the protein MFKILYLDGSCGISGDMTVASLLDLGGNLDKLNEAIESLHLDGVHIHATRGTSYSIAGLNFEVHVHEHSADDIESHEEGYVEHHHEHSHENIDGHSHHHHEHRHLSEVFEIIDRGNLNEHAKKIAHRIFEIIAIAEAKAHGVSKDEVHFHEVGAIDSIVDIVSAAVLIDDLGITDCVVTGLCEGSGFVTTQHGNLPIPVPAVSNIAEAAGIALHITETKGEMVTPTGIAIVAAIRTRETLPEGYKILKSGIGLGKRDFHHANFLRAQIIEELPHAGNDPKNCHVYILESNIDDSTPEELGYAMDKLFEAGARDVHFMPCFMKKSRPGVILRAIVDDANLHAVERALFKHTSTIGYRRIPVERNCMSREMQELETPFGKVRLKKSTFEDIKKVKLEFDDLKEIAEKTGLSISEIKSKILAEKS